From Alphaproteobacteria bacterium, the proteins below share one genomic window:
- a CDS encoding spore coat protein, translating into MVCGDLHDVLARFNLAVEQYPSQHYIRITADCPLTDPELINNLIDSHLSANADYSSNALQPTYPDGFDAEIFTYQAFNKTFLSARKKFEREHVTYFIYTHPDMFVINSVRGVCDKSSYRVTVDTKEDYIFVNNLVRDIGKSGMDIRFADVVSFLDECPVEYFINSNEIRNSGLQKSICEEQVK; encoded by the coding sequence GTGGTGTGTGGTGATTTACACGATGTTCTTGCCAGATTTAATTTGGCAGTAGAGCAGTATCCTTCGCAGCATTACATACGTATTACCGCAGATTGCCCGCTGACGGATCCTGAACTTATCAATAATTTGATAGATTCACATTTAAGTGCCAATGCTGATTATTCTTCTAATGCTCTTCAGCCGACATATCCTGATGGTTTTGATGCTGAAATATTTACTTATCAGGCATTTAATAAAACATTTTTATCGGCAAGAAAAAAATTTGAGCGTGAGCATGTTACTTATTTTATTTATACACACCCTGATATGTTTGTAATTAATAGTGTAAGGGGTGTGTGCGATAAGTCATCTTATAGAGTGACTGTAGACACAAAAGAAGATTATATATTTGTGAATAATCTCGTACGTGATATTGGCAAGAGTGGTATGGATATAAGGTTTGCTGATGTTGTTAGTTTTCTGGATGAATGTCCAGTCGAATATTTTATAAACTCAAATGAAATAAGAAACTCAGGTTTGCAGAAATCAATCTGCGAGGAGCAGGTGAAATGA
- a CDS encoding aldo/keto reductase, translated as MLQKILKAPILWNHFCEKGYFGRAQLGLNYGITNTLGMLSEAAAAQLLKHAYIAGIDTIDTAPGYGESQQRLGKCAAGDFHYISKVSVNGLSDAEDIKNEIKISLHKTLQDLQVSNLSALLVHDVTPMLTSTSIKNMVIETLQELKVSGLISAAGVSLYNSAQSKELCRDWFPDVIQLPVSILNQDMVVSGELRRLHAAGTEIHARSIFMQGLSC; from the coding sequence GTGCTGCAAAAAATACTGAAAGCGCCTATCCTCTGGAACCATTTTTGTGAAAAAGGTTATTTTGGGAGGGCCCAGCTCGGTCTTAACTACGGCATCACCAATACACTTGGCATGCTGAGTGAAGCTGCTGCTGCGCAGTTGCTGAAACATGCCTATATTGCAGGTATTGATACCATTGATACTGCGCCGGGTTATGGAGAATCACAGCAGCGTCTCGGAAAATGTGCAGCAGGCGATTTTCATTATATCAGTAAGGTGTCAGTAAATGGTTTGTCTGATGCAGAAGATATAAAAAATGAAATAAAAATATCACTGCATAAAACCCTGCAAGATTTACAAGTTAGCAATTTAAGTGCTCTTTTAGTGCACGACGTAACGCCTATGTTAACATCAACATCGATTAAAAATATGGTGATTGAAACCCTGCAGGAGCTAAAAGTATCAGGACTTATCTCGGCGGCGGGTGTTTCTTTATATAACAGCGCTCAAAGTAAAGAATTATGCCGTGACTGGTTTCCTGATGTTATACAGCTTCCCGTTAGTATTCTTAATCAAGATATGGTTGTTTCAGGTGAGCTGCGCAGATTGCATGCGGCAGGTACAGAGATCCATGCAAGAAGTATTTTTATGCAGGGATTGTCTTGCTGA